TACAATCTTTAGAGTAGAGTAGCATAGCGGTGAATTTGTATAATGTTAACAAAATATTGCCAGTCCTCTCAGTGTCATTTATATTTCTTCTCTGAGCTCAGCAAAGACACTAATCCACTCAACACTGTGACTAGACTGTAGCACTGTCCCAGCAATTGCATGCTGAATCCCCCtcctccagcacacacacaattacttaCACATATCTGTGCAATCACAGCTCCTAATGTAGCTTTCAAGCCTGATATGTTACGGCCTATTGTATAAAGCAGCCAGTAGACCAAAACCTATTCTTTTGCAAACCTGCAGACCTCAGATCCATCCTCATAATGAAATAGGCCAAGATCTATATGCAATGTGTCATCGTAGGAGTTTAACTACATTTGTACATCCATTTCGTTGAAGACCACTTATGTATCCTTCTGAAGGTGACAGTGAGGCCTAGGTAATGTCATGGATTTTCAGGAACCCCACTGATTCTTAAATATATCATTTCTTAACCGCATCTTAAATATTTAAGTTCTGAGCTATACCATATTTAGAGCTGCACTATATAATACATCAGAATCATCATCACAATGTGCAATGTTCCCATTCAAGGACATGCGCATGGTTCTCTTCTTCAGGCATCTGTCTCATATAACATCATTTTCACCAGTGTAAGGGTTTGGCGCTCAAGAGTGATGCCCAGGCTCTGTGTGAACAGCCAACCACAAACATGTTTAATCAGTGACTTCAGGCTAAATTGACTGATCTGATTTATTTGAATACATTAGTGACAATGGTGAGTCAGCGAGTGTAACAAACTACCTCATTGCCCCCTTCCAAAATCACCCCGAGAAGAGTGACCTAGTGCTTACCTGCTTTTGTGGTTGGTGCATTGAAATCAATTGTGTAGCATTAAAGTTCAAGAAAAGTTTTCAGAGTGAAGTAAGTTACTTGgcttaattttcatttttattaagatGCACTCACCCCCACCCATTTTAGAATTATTAATTATGTCAGATGAGTCTGTTCAATTTATGGTGAAACTTCCggcttgttttatatatattgcaataaatGCAAAAACATTTGCAGTATCAGGATTTTGCTATATTTTCCAGCCCTAATTATAAGAAAATTATTTGACgtaaaattaaatattgtgtAGTATTTATACTCAATATTTCAGCCATGCTTACTAGAGTTACATTCACTATTTAAGATGTGATTAAGAAATAGATGGGCCAAACTTCAGAAATGTGCAGCTCAAAAATGATTTTGATTCCATTTTGGAAATATTGCAAAGTGTCATGAATTTAATACAAAGTTCTTGCTTGATTTTTGATGGCAGATGAGCTGGCATGGCGTAACCTAGAAGACTATaggtaaaacactgaaaatttgTATTACAAATTGTATTATTTAGTATTACATAATCCTGTGCAACTCATAGACCAATAGTCATTAATGCCATTTCTTGATTGCTCCATATTGAATTCATGATGTGAAATATGTCAAAAAAGAAGTtaaacactcattgcttataaCTACATCATAAACATGAATTTAACATAACACTCTAGTGCCAGACATTTTGTAGGGAGTTGTAGGGAAGATATATGATGTAAGAATCATATCAGTTTGGGTGGCTCAGATTAGAGCCATCCACTGAGACTTATGCAAATAAAAGAAGCATTGTTTGGTACTTGGAAATGTAGCATTAACCACAATTAGTCATGATGTCAGAACATATTACCTTTTCATTGCCTATAGCAACGTACCTTATGCCttagttttatttaataaaattggaCTCCTTTTGAGCATATTTAGCATATTTCTAGTTAAATAAGAGCCTGCCCATTAGGGTACAGCATATAAACCTTGATAGCACACAAGTGTTAAACTGCTATGCATATCAAACCAAACTAAttagtaaaagtaaaaaagccCCGAAGCAAACGTGAATTAAATAATGTACTGTGCTTAGGTGAATGGAATATTGCATTTAAAGGGTACAAATTCAACAAATCAAAAGGGCAAATCATAAAATATCTCATAATCACCAAAGCTGCCTGGTAAAACGTTCCACAAAAGATAAAATTATATCTGCtctcaataataaaaaagcaactTTTACCAGTCTTCTTACTAGCTATGCCAAATGTTGTTGACGAATAAGTAAATAGATGCATACCTAATATGAATACTACACAACAATGccaaatttggaaaaaaaagacaatagtTAACtcttttttcaaatatatgtaCTGAATATATTGCAACATTTTAATGTGTAGCTTCATAATTACTGTATTCAATGTTTCTGTCATGTTTATCAAAACCTTCAGTACTCTAAATGGAAATTGTTGTTTACTATAACAAAGATCTCCCCCTTTTTCCTCAACGTATTCAGTACTATTACCTACAGAGAATGTAACGTTCATTAAAAATCCTCAAGAACAACAGAACTCACATAATAGAAAAATAAGCATatttgtcacttttttttttgtaatggcaaCAAACATGGCCATAAACCAGCATTATACAAATATGTTACTTTTGAAGATGTCATTCTGAAAGAAAACGGGCTTTAATGGATATATTATGCATTGGTATTGTATTTtagttctccctgtatctgctgCTGTGTCTCATATTTACAGGGTCAGATGCTATTAAAACGTACAATTGGCTTTATATTACAATTATAGGTAACCTGATGTAAAGTCTTTTATGCTCATgaattcttcttttttctttatttaattttttatttttaataattatagtaattataataattctttatttattattattattgttattattattatattttttctgtaaACAGAAAGTGATACGTTGCTGATGAATTGTGGGATATTATTTAGGGATAATGGCTTCAGCGTCAAGCCTTGAAAATTTTTTGAGAGATGTGGCAATGTAAATTTTTCAGTATGACCTAGTTCAAGTCCTACATCACTTCTCCCTTCCACTGATATATGAAAAGTATAGAATTAATTTCTTCAAATGTCTTAATTGATCACTAAATGGAGCCTGACCACAAAATGTGAAACGCACGTGGGTTGTGAATTAACGACACAGTGAGTTGATGTCAATGATTACATGCAAAAATGTAAACTGTTGCAAAAACTAGAGAACACTTATACTCCTAACTTCTAGAGAATGGATTGAAATCAGTAATGCAATAGCATATTATTCATAAAAAGGAATGCAGACTACGCACATGCAcagaaaaaataatgtttttaatatatacagagaaatatatataaaaatatttatccatatatatatatatatatatatatatatatatatatatatatatatatacttcgAATGCTTTGCAATTGCTAATGGGGATTTATTACCTACTACCGGGGATTAGAGTTCTGTTATGGATGTACCTATAGCATCTTAGCAACTGAAACTTCTGGGGTATGCCTGCGACCTGGGAAATAAAGAGGCCTTGAGGGTCTTTcagtttcttttattttattttttaatgggaaaaaacaatgaaaagatACCTATACACAGGTCTTCGAATCACACATGGTCAGACCTGAGTCATATGTATAGACGACTTACCCTGTACACCAGctgaaaaatatgaacatttacaggattaataaagaaatgaataCACACATGCCTTTGTCTTGTTAATTTTGCCTCAATGAGTCCATTTTATCGCTCAGTCCAAAGTTGAAACAAAAtttttttgcatgattaaaatgtcttatgccttatttatttatttactcatctgtatttgtttgttttcaaatacCTTCtactacatatttatatatttaaccttttaaaagtacctttaatttatttctgaaaaaattCCATATCATTGGCATGCCacattcttatatatatattgccaaATATATTTCCTCATCTGCCTTTGCAtgcatatgaacttgagtgacagCCCATTGTTAAtaattgttaattaattaatccttagggtttaatatgatgttggcCTACTCTTTGCATCTATAACAACTTTACCTATTCTAAGAAGGCTTCCCATAAGATTTagtagtgtgtttatgggaattttgaccattcttccaaaAGCACaattgtgaggtcagacactgatgttggacgagaagACCTGGCTCACAATCTCAACTCtagttcatcccaaaggtgttcggTCGGGTTGGgaccagtcaagttcttccacaccaaacttgctcatccatgtctttatggaccttgctttgtgcactgatgTGCAGTCATATTGGAACATTAAGGGATCATCCTTAAACTTTTTCCACAAAGTTGGAAGCATGAAATTCTCCAAAATCTCTTTGTATCCTGAAGCATTAACAGTTCCTGTCACTGGAGCTAGGGGGCAGAgtccaactcctgaaaaacaaccccacaccataatccccccctccaccaaactttccTCTAGGCACTCTGACAAGTACCATTCTTATAGCAgctgccaaacccagacttgtcCATCAGATTGCCAGACATAGAAGTGTGActcgtcactccagagaacacatctccactgctctagactCCAGTGGCGGTGTGCTTTACACCGCTGCATCTGATGGTTTGTAATGCACTTGGTGATATAAGACTTGGAGGTAGCTGCTCGTCCAAGGAAACCCATTCCGCGAAGCTCTCTATGCACTATTCTTGAGACAATCTGAAGgacacatgaagtttggagagctgtagcaaatgactctgcagaaagttggaGACCGCTTCGCACTATGTGCCTCAGCACCCACAGTCCCCGCCATGTCATTTTACGTGGTTGAGTAGCTGTTATTCCCAactgcttccactttgttataataccaatGTCGGCTGACTGTGAAATATTTAGTAGCGAGGAACATTCATGACCGAACCCAGGTTGTAAATAGATGTAATCAATCAATGTAAATAGATCTACCTCAGCAAATAAATCAATCCAGAGCAGCACTTTTCAAATTAAATGACTATGATGCAGTAGTTTTGCAGAGAATTTATTACTTAATTATGAAGTAAATTTGAAACATCTGTGGAGTTCCCCTTTGGAATttgtacagtgtaaaaagaactTATGCCAATATTGTAAGATTCTGATTCCAACATTTGCTGTTTAGATCTACAGTTCACAAATGTATTGTGAGATTTACCTTCTGAACATTGTCTAAAGGAAAATGTcttatgaaaatgaaaatgaaatatacCAAAAGACCATTTATTGTCTCATTTGCTGAAACCAAGCTGCTTCCCCCTTACATTTAATTGATTTTTACACAAACAGCAAGACACAGAACCATGTGTGATGTTCATTTCACAGTGTGGCTTCTGTTTGTCACCTTCTGAAGCAACCAGTCCCTAGACCACCCAATTCTAGTAATAACCTCTTTCTACAATGTGGCAGTTTACACACCTCCTGATACCACCCATCCTTCAAATACTAGTAACACCCCCAAATCCCCCAATACCACACCCATCCACCCACCCACAAATCAACAAATGTCTCCTCCTCTTTTGTCTTGAAGACTTAGTCAATATGTCTGCACTAAACCATTCATTCAGACACTAAAATAAACAGCTCAaactggactttttttttttgaggaggAGGATAATGTCTTCTAAACACCTTTTTCTATTTGGGTTTGATAAAGGTTCTGGAATTTTTCACCTTCTCCATGCTATGTTAAAGGTGTTTGCTCCTAGTAAAGGAGATgtgataaataatatataaatagaagtacaaaccagattccaaaaacgttgggacactaaacaaattgtgaataaaaactgaatgcaatgatatggaggtgccaacatctaatattttatttaactgaaagaatgtatcattttaagggaaaaatatgttgtttcaaaatttcatggcgtcaacaaatccccaaaaagttgggacaaggccattttttaccactgtgtggcatccccccttcttcttacaacactcagacgtctggggacagaggagaccagtttctcaagtttagaaataggaacgctctcccactcatgtctaatacaggcctctaactgttcaatcgtcttgggccttctttgtcgcaccttcctctttatgatgcaccaaatgttctctacaggtgaaagatctggactgcaggctgccatttcagtccccggatccttctcctacgtagccatgatgttgtgattgctgcagaatgtggtctggcattatcttgttgaaaaatgcagggtcttccctgaaagagatgacgtctagatgggagcatatgttgttctagaacctgaacatagttctctgcattaatggtgcctttccagacatgcaagctgcccatgccacaagcactcatgcaaccccataccatcagtgatgcaggcttctgaacggagcgttgataacaccttgtgttatccttgtcctctctggtccggatgacatggcgtcccagtgttccataaagaacttcaaatcgtgactcatctgaccacagaacagtgttccattttgccacacttcattttaaaagacccctggcccagtgccaacgtctgagcttgtggggCTTGCTTAGAagtggcttcctctttgcactgtagagtttcagctggcgacggcggatggcacggtggattgtgttcactgacaatgctttctggaagtattcctgagcctattctgttatttccttgacagtggcgttcctgtttgaggtgcagtgatgtttaagggcccggagttcacgagcatccagtagagttttacggcgttgacccttacacacagcaattgttccagattctctgaatcttttgatgatgttatgcacggttgatgatgataacttcaaagtctttgctattttatgctgggtaacaccattctggtatcgctgcactatctttctgcccaacaatggtggacttggtgatcctcttaccatgtTGGCTttagagagacactgacactctgagaagctctttttattcccaatcatgttgtcaattgacctaattagtgttaattggtcttccagctgtttgttatttgctcaatttcctttttccagccacttattgctacttgtcccaacttttttgggatttgttgacactgtgaaattgtgaatcaacatatttttcctttaaaatgttacatttactcagattaaacttttgatctgtcatctatgttctattacaaataaaatattgacatttgccatctccacatcattgcattcagtttttattcacaatttgtttagtgtcccaacatttttggaatccggtttgtagataAATGGAATAATATCTAATATATGCACATTTACACGGCTATATTGAGTTTCTTCGCTTAATTTTGACCCATTTCTAAGACCTCTCGGgttacagaaatgtaaaattaaactaataataataaactaataaaccAATGTAGTATTAAAGGTTTCCACAAGCACCTTCGGTTCTTCGATTCGAACAGGAAGTTCTTTACTCCTTTGCTGGCTGAAGGGTAGCCATGTTACTCATAGCAATATACAAATGTATCATAAAGGCAAGAATTTATTTCTTAAATACTTATTGAAACATGTTGTGTTTggtcaatgaaaataaaaatggaagtATCATCCTTCTGCTCTACAAGTGTTTTATATTGCACAGTTACTAATACCACAGCCCTCTAGAAAATCTCAAATGTTTTAAAGTATCATGTTGTCTTAACACTGTGAGTTCTGtcagtattgttttttttttaccccatcAGGCCCGGAGATGAACATTGATTTATTTGCCTGTAAACCTTCCAACTTTGATAACAGATTCCGGAAGACCAAAAAGAATCAGCGTTCAACAGAAACTTCAACAGAAACAGGCAGGTAAACTGGAGGGAAGTGTATACTGACCTGAGACCAGGCCCCAACTGAATGATTTAAAAGGTCAAATCAACATGTGTCAACCAGTCAGACTTAGCAGACATATAGCTAGAGCATTTCCAGGCACAGGCATCTTGTTGTTTCTATTTTCCAAATGTCTGGGATTCTTTCTCTCATTTGGTCCATTTACGCATATAACTTAATACTATATAATCTTCACATACTCCAAATGGCTTCCCAAAACTTTTCcccacatttaaaatatgggCAAAATCGTACAATCCTATGGAAAAAGTGATAattacacatataaacacatctAGACCTTGGAACCTGTAAAATCAGAAAACCCAGATGTTTCTGGTTTGTCAGTGGAGAGACATTGGTCAGTTATGCTAATGGAAAGAAGTCAACTCATGTTACTGTCCACAaagtagacaaaaaaaaatggctGATATACAATAGTGCATAAAGCATACCTtcgctgtccagttaaaaacatctCCCAGGGTGATgaaaaaaaccttaactttcaatggaggtgtaaaaatgtaaaaaacattttattctaattaattttggagcgtttTTATTGGGTCATTCATTATGAAAATTTCACATGATGTGTAGGagaactgctgtgttcaaatgatgtagtaaacaaaaaatcagcaaaaatggacatgtttttatGTGGGCAGTGGATATATAATATCACCCAATATTAGTGGCACTGAAactcttttctgtttctgttgtgGTACCCCCAACACTCAACAATAATGTTGccacaaagggttctttgagcgatgccattgaagaacaatttttggttccataaaggaccatttttgctaatttgtTTAAATGGGGAAAGATCCTTAAGATGGATCTTAAGATggaagtgatggatttttaaacctttaaatttcttcacactcacacatttcttaaacagtaatggttctttatggaaccaaaaattGTTCGTCTACAACATTGCTCAAAACCCTTGGTagcaactttatttttaagaatgaagagtacattttcatacattttcataCCTTTACTTAGGTTTttgtattatgttcttttattttacaccatCCTATAATAAAAGTTTACATATATTCacctgccccctccagggtgtattgcgcccaatgattccaggtaggctctggacccaccgcgaccctgaactggataagcgcttacagataatgaatgaatgaatgaatatattcacCTCTGCACAAAGTTCAAGCAACTAGATATTAACATCACTCTACCATATGAACAAAGTACaaaaatttgttcattcatttttattaattttatttaatcattaacACTAACCCCAAACTCCGCCTATAAACACAACCATTTGCTCTGGAGCTGGAGATTATTGCTTTTATCTTATTGGCTCAGTACAGAAATTTCAGCTTAATTAAGGAATGTTtcatataaaaaatatgcaaattacTGTTTTATACAAATAAGGTACTAGTaggcaaaaatacaaaaatgtatttaatcttttgcttttatacaaatataaaatatataatgtctTTTTATAATAGCCATGAAACACTTCACATATTACAATATGCAcagtttaatattaaaaatacatatttttattgaaaaCATACTATATACATTTTGTACAATCACCACAGATTTTTCTAAATCCGAAACATACAATACATCTAACAACATACAGTCACATACACAGGTTTGAATACCCCAATTCAGTTATGTATAAACAAAATAGCCCCACcaattatgtttattttctcagaaaattacCTGAACGTGTCATTTGCCCAAGGGTTCCCAAAGTTTGCACATGACTGTAagttacaataaaatattaaatatttcaattcTGGCAGGAGACTCATAGCAGCCCTTGTTTTGGATCCACCAAAACAGAGTGCTTTTACAAACTTGACATATATAGGTAACACAACATTGTTCAACTAACATTTTCAGGATATCATTGGCAACTCGTATTCCAACAAATCATACTAAGAAATTCCTGAGAAAACCCCAGGAGATGAAGTAGTCtgaatattaaattaatgtatGTATCCACATGTGGCCAATTATGACATAGAATAtcttaattattataaattgaTATCTTTCAATAATGAGATCCTATCTTTTTCATTATTGTGTGAACCAAAGTCTTTATTATTAGTGTAATAGTAGTAACGAGATATTAGTAGATTCTAATAAAACATTGTAGATAAGAAATCATAATAATGAGAACGtttctcataattatgacataCTAACTGGCTACATTTTTTTCTACCTTTTTGGATACACACCCTCCTGCTCTAGAATGGGCAGAATTAATGTCAGTATTAATCACAACACAGTCCTAAAGCAGGGGGGGGTGGTCAGAAAACAGGTGGACAGTGGAAGTGTTGTCTGAATAGAGGTGGGAAATGAAGTAACATAAGTCTTTCAGTAGCTCCTCTCAGTGACATCCACACTCCTCTACAATCATGTCCTCATGGTGGCGCAGGACCACATCATCGCCCTCATAATAAAGCATGGAGAGTGAGCTGAGGCGAGTTGGAACGCAGGATGGACATGTGACCCTCTCCGGATGATATAGCTTCAGCAGACTCTGTAAGgaacaataaatacaaatgttaCTTTTAAATTCCTACTGTCCACTTTCAGTTACGTTACTCTAATACCTGCCTTCAAATGAATACAAACCTACATTCTAGCTTACATTACTATGTATAGTTTCACTGCAGCATAACTTTTTTTAACATGCTATTTGATGTTTATAGAGTCTCTTCTCTGTATCTGCAGGGGACTGGTTCCAGAACTGACTGCCGATAACACAGTTGGTGGCTGCTAAATTCCCCCCTTATATAAAATGGCATACTTTTATTCTACAtataacacactgtaaatgctATGGTATTTTTGTTATAATAGTTTAAATTTACTGGAACATGGGGTACATGCGCAAacattaaacaacaaaacataatgCTCAAGTAAGAAGTGCTGGAGAGGGACTGTGAAATCACAGAAGGCTACAGTATGGCATGTATACACATCATTTTTTTGGTGTGGATTCAGTGTGGTGCTCAGAGTGCTGcaaatgtggtggtggtggggggtggaggtTCCAATATTTCATACCTGTACTTACAGAGTCTACAAAACACTTGTGCCTTACCTGCATGTAGGCATGGTTGGTGGGTTTGAAGGACTCGTCCAGTGGAATAGGACACTCCCCTTCGCAACGGAATGCATTGTAGCGCTTAGGGTGGACAATCCATTCATTCCAGCCAATCTGGTCAAAGTCCACCCACATGTCTACTCGCTTGCACAGGGGCCTCTGCACAGACTCAGTTGGAGGCGCAGTCATGACCTCTCCTAGCACTGGTCGAATGTGGTCTACTTCTAGCCTGTTTCGCTTGTGTCGACGGTTCTGGGTGATGTCACCAGGGCGCTGCAGGATGACATATTTGGAGTGTTCCACGGTGCGGATTAAGGTAGGAGTGCTCGTATGACCCTGGGCTTGCAAACTCTTGGAAAACACTACCACCATGACCCTGTTAGTGGTGGGATGTCGAACCTTGCGCCACCGTCCATTGCTGTACCTAATGGGTAAAGAGTCAGCTCCATCTCCTCCACTGCCCTCCCCAGTATCTTCCTGGTTCCGACTGAATATTGTGTCCTCACTGGAAAATGTGTGGGTACTTTCTCTCTGCTGCCATTGTGTGAGCAGAGCTGTCACATTGAAAACCCtccaggaagaggaggaggtcaTAGGTGCAGGCTTGATGCTGCCAAGAAAGATGCGCTGTTCATGGCAAGGTCCAGTGCCTGGCTCACAGGCCTCGTCTATGGTAGAATGGTAGAGATCGACGACGGCACGCCTGGATGCAACAAATGCCGGCAAGCGGATGCGAAGCTCACAAAGCTGAATTTTTTCACTTGACGAAAGGGAGGACATGTCAAAAGTGATGGACCATCTCTCACCAACCTGATGACAGTCTGGAAAAGAGGGGACATATAAGCATCAGAGACAAAAAAAACCTGTATGTTCAACTATCAGAagagcagcacagtggcacagcaggtagtgtcactgtcacacagctccagggacctggaggttgtgggttcaaatcccgctctgggtgactgtctgtgaggagtttggtgtgttgtccacgtGTGattgttctggtttcctcccatggtccaaaaacatacgtttctttcagtggcggatgctggtctttcaaggaggggaagctcaatttcggcctacatcataaaatgtgtcggtttatttatacgtaaattctaccctccgttccttttcaagaaaatgatctgtgaccctgtcgtaccaacaaggcgtcttttccagggacttgactagtgtcctctcaatggccagcggagctaggctgcttaaacggccttggctcatgtgaagtgtgtccgcctgtgagtgctttgtgacggtggaggggctcagcagcacccgctggacagaaactgcgatagaagtcagaaagtgtgatagaagtcagtctccaaacacaaccagctacaaaaaacccaccagaaatagaagctcgatttgtcgctttaacaaagaaaatgccgctaagaggtttaagaaagtctctggttcaactcagaacagaatgaaaatgtaatgctcccacggatctttacaccaaaggatcgctgattcgctcatttagctgtcaatcaaaaagggattcagcctcagacagatcattcaatcatcatgcagaagctgagcgtccgggccagccgaggccagcccactgccccgatgggcgggacaaagcccagcatttatccaacgATGaagctgcacttcgctgctttgctgttgaactctgtggatgctcagcgttctcactgtttaaagcactatgaagctgcgggaatgattgagaggaaagccgcgtctttaccagtgataagaagctgattctgaacaaaagttgagcgcgttgtagtgcatatttattcaatgacatgtacacacaacagtatata
This window of the Hoplias malabaricus isolate fHopMal1 chromosome Y, fHopMal1.hap1, whole genome shotgun sequence genome carries:
- the LOC136679729 gene encoding nodal homolog is translated as MALLLAMVVALSGLGCMGLQHTGPSSERYSVAAHHPSSYPFYMMQLYRDFKSVDTAKKRKAAITTAALHQSDSVLSLVAKDCHQVGERWSITFDMSSLSSSEKIQLCELRIRLPAFVASRRAVVDLYHSTIDEACEPGTGPCHEQRIFLGSIKPAPMTSSSSWRVFNVTALLTQWQQRESTHTFSSEDTIFSRNQEDTGEGSGGDGADSLPIRYSNGRWRKVRHPTTNRVMVVVFSKSLQAQGHTSTPTLIRTVEHSKYVILQRPGDITQNRRHKRNRLEVDHIRPVLGEVMTAPPTESVQRPLCKRVDMWVDFDQIGWNEWIVHPKRYNAFRCEGECPIPLDESFKPTNHAYMQSLLKLYHPERVTCPSCVPTRLSSLSMLYYEGDDVVLRHHEDMIVEECGCH